The genomic interval AACATAAATATCGGTCGTGGAACGTCGGTAGACTTGCGTGAAATTAGATAACAGGCAGTCAGGGTCTACAAAGTACAATGAGCTATATGAATATGATTCGCTATGAACTTTGTACGCTGATATGGATTATATAAGTAGAGAATTGCCAATCCCAAAGTAAAATACCAAAAAACAAATCAAGACTCGCATACAACTAGATTAAGTTCGAGGGATTGATACACCCACGTACAACCTGCAAAACTCGTCAATAATTTATAGGAGTTTGTTTGAAGTTTCATAACCTTTAACTGGACATTGATCGAAATTGATAGCTTTTCTACTCTATGGATTAAGCAATGAAGCAAGCCACTTGGTAACGTTTTAACAAGTTATTGTTCTATAATAATCATTTATACTGGACGTCTATACCTTTTCAGATATTTGAGCAAAAGTATTGTGTAAGCTATCGGATGCTCGCGAAAACCTGATGAAACATTTATGTTGGCCTGTATACCATGATATTGGGTTCGTTGTAAAGACTGCGATGCACTTGTTAATTCTGGTGATTTGTTTGCTGTTGCTCCCTGACAGCAATGCAAGTCACTATGACCCTCATCTCTACCCATCCACCGGGCCTTTCTTTGAGGGTTGGTACACCAGACTAACTGATACAGACAACAATAGATCATTCGGTGTGCTCTTCGGTCGTGTCCTCCCAAGGATCAACCAGTCGACGTCAGCAGGAGACTCTGCTCCGCTGACTTACATCGGTCTCTTACGCAGCAATGGTGAGTCTCCTATGGTGGTCGTCGAGGCCTACCCAGATGAAGACGACATCGAGGTTACAATACATGGTGGAAAACCGGTCACTGGCAAAAACCCCTCGTTGCAGACACCGTCTTACTTCGAGTATGTTGCACGCCCCTTTGGATTCTTCAACGTGACTCCAGACTCGACGGTATTTAATTTCacaattgaaggagtgacttttgCAGGAAGCTTCTCTGGACCACTGCTCTGGGACTCTACTGGGCAGGGTGAGTTCACAGCCTTTGTAGATTGACCATCTATcggtttatctacatttgccactcttctaccaggtgtagtaaatgggtacccgtgATATGATGGAATTCATTGAAATGCTCGAGCACCTGATTTCCGGGGGGAGGGGTAGTACTTAGTATAAATGcatgatacataattatgtGCCGCGGTCAAGACCCCCATTTtcaatctcaaattccgttccagagcatcaccaattTAGAAAGCCAAAGATATTCCTATTTTTCCCTTTCCAAAgacactcatttttttttttttttttactcattcgAGTGCCCGCCTTAATGAAGGGTAAAGTTCTGGTCGcattgtttgaaaaatgttgTAACACGTAATTTCAATTTTAACGTGATTTCGAGCCTGGTAATTCGTAAAAaaagactgattttttttcttaaaaaaaaagtttatcattTTGATACCATTGGGTGCACAATTTATTATTCCAAGTTATTTAGAAGCCGAGATATTATCGAAAAGCATATTTTAGcggccattttgtaaaatcctACTAGAACTGAAAATAAGCAATTATCTAACTTCTTGAGCAACGCAGGAATGAGCTTTCACTCCATTTGATATGGTCTGGACGGTATTCAAGTCAATCAAGTTGCATTTCTCAAGCACTCTTGAATGGCATAAAAATCAGGTGGAAACAAACCTGAGTTTGAGCATTTAAGGGTACAACGAAGCAATATTCTCACGgaatttaatttagtttaaGGTAAACTCCACATCGAAAGaagataattatttacaaatattaaaaCTCTCCTCTCACAAAAGTATGAATGCAAGGTTATCAgaaatttttttgttatattttctcAATGAGAATACAATATCGATGGCAACAAAAATCACATCccctaaaaatatatcaaaaataaagCATTCAAATACCTTGATGGTAAAACCACGCATCAATGAACATAATTGTTTTAAATATTGTGCACTGAAACTACATTTAGGAGCGCCCTGAGCACCTAagaaggtggatacgtgcgctatataaatcctatgttatttatttattcacagtGAACAACGAAAATCTAAAGGAATAAGGCCATCTGTGCTCTCATAACTCCTTCATGTCTCATGATCTGCCTTTGTACAGACTACAGGGTATACCACCTAGTATTTTACACTACTTTTCAGATCAATAGTGTCAAGTGAGGCTTGATACTTAATACATTATTCAgatttattaggtgatctgtcaatcgacagatcaactcttaatttcgtacgaattttcttttttctttatttatttaatttttattttcccacccttttcttgttagcgtaaaatctcaaaatctacataatcaattttcttcaaaatattatcagtTATGGGGACTTATCATGTCATCTGTATGaaacaagttcaaggtcaaaagatcatcatgacgtcatctaggcgccattttgtaaaatcacataatcaatgatatcttcattatcaattatcaaaaatgaaccatattttcatcacattaacttcaggtcaagggtcaactgtacatgtcatcaaaggtcatgtaaaggtcacgacgtgcgcgtacgcgcgcgtcaaaattttaaaatgctcaaaatcactttttgaccaaagtagagtatgaatcaggccattttaagcatttcaaaaatttgcgcgcgcgTTCTCGCGCGTAATGGCACTATGCAACATAGGAttgccgttttttttttatatcaatgcaccgataatataattctgaacaatttgataccttgatcaaccttctacgacaagtaataacggaattagcctccatcaaagtttacagcacgcgcgcgcgcactaaccatagacaatatatgtgcaaaaacatgcctatacaaaattcattatagctcttcaggaagtccgttgaccccaaatttttttttcatattcgaatagagtatgaatgggagatatgatttcatgtcacatttgacccgaaattttatcatgacgtcatcaaaatggcgtcggaacgcaaaattcccattttgctacttcatttttatgacgtcatcataattatgcatatttgactctaactccgtaaatattggcCAATTTTCGCTCACTTTtcaatatgttgtagctgaggacATACTCTTTCTAATTTGATGGCTTTGTTTACATTTCAAGGAATGGATCATCCTGAAACATGGCAAGttattttgtgtgcaatctctatgggaaatgactttttctcaaaactggattttacattcctctaattcgcgagccatatctccatttctgtttgttggttttctctgagcttggaatatgttgtagctgagattgtaagctatGGCAGATGTGGTCTCCATTTtctgatcagatgccgggatcatgcccgtatttctctttcaaaattggatttgagatcctctcaatttgcttatgtgtaaagtctatgggaaatagtgcttatgtgtaaagtctatgggaaatagtgtagctcaGTTGATAAGGCGTCAGACTTGCGTCCTTAGGGTCCAGGGTTCGAGCCCAGGGGtgaacatgagattttttttccttttttttttcttttcaacatttcacaaatggtcctttatgacaattacaaggtatatattgcacaataaaatagtTAAAAAACCCTTTTAttatgacatgtacatgtacaatgtgtatCACCTTCACTTATTTCACCAAACTtctcatttccctctttttaaGAGTATTCCACATGTTCTCTTCGTAATAAAGGTTCAgttttcaatatgatcatcgtattgatctcaataaacttGCTGATTGTCTTCctgatcatgaaatcagagacagatcacctaattcgtcctcatgacgaattaaaattctagtttaatttgattttgataaacaATCAAGAAAATTGTATTTCGTTTTCATCGATAAACCATGAATAGTTTAATTTAGTATGTGCAAATCATGAAATGAATGTGATAATTTAAATTATGTAAAACAAACTTAATCAAAACCTGACGCATGCAAAAGGTTAGGCCTCCTTACGTgggaatgtttttttcttctccccgTTTAGGTCCAGAAGGCTGGCTTTCTAACCTACCACTGCTACCAATTCATTGGTTTGTCTATAGCCTAGGAACTCTAGGAAGATACACATGGACTCATTCAGGCTCCGTCATATATGGTATGGCTCATGCCCATCAAGAGAAGAACTGGGGCCAGGGCTTCCCGGCAGGCTGGATGTGGACACAGGCATACAATCGCACTGCAAATGCGACATTCGCAGGAACATTCGGAAtcctttcatattttgatacctCTCCCACAATCCCGGCCCACTTGTTTGGCTACAGAAACTTTGAACGTCATCTTCATTTTGATTTCAGGCCTGATAATTCATTTACGACACAGGAGCTATGGCCGTGTGATGGGACGGCTGCGGTTAAGATCTTCAGTCCATTGTATATTTTGGAGTTGACAATGAGTACTCCTTTAAATACTTTTCAGAAGTGTCTCCGCGGTCCAGTGGAAACGGGCTTCCGTTACAATTTGGTAGAGACCTACGTGGCAACCATAAGGATTGTCATCAAGAAACTGGGTATTTGGGGCTACAGCGTGATTGAAGATCAGATATTCCACGGGGCTGCGTATGAGTTTGGTAGAGATTATCTTTGTCCGAAAAAtccatgtacataattatggtaATTATTTCAGTGAGTTATTACTAGAACTacacagtgcgtcccacaagaaaaaaaacaacaacgaaGAATTGATGACTTAGGCTATTCTAAGTTTATCACAAATTCAATAGACGAATGacgtatcattgtaaagcttaaaGTATCCTTGTCTCTTCCTCTGGTATCTCTTTGAGATTATGCTTCTACTCTATTTCCATACTAACGGATTTTCTCCTGTAGCATTTGCACGGTAAGcaaagactttatgcatgacTTATCAAGAAAGTGTCGAGAAGTTTGACAGCTATCCTGTAaaacatcttcattttatgaaattacttGAATTCAGGcatgatttaagaaaaaaaccGGACATTGTCATTTTTAACTATTTGCTGTGATTGTGATATCATTTAACgaacattgattttctttttttaattcagataccaccagttttttttttcatttttgtaattacTCATACCTAAATGAGGAATGGTTCAAATTCTGATCAGGCGAATGAcaagattctaagctttacaatgatacgcTATTTGCCTCATGCATTTGTAATTATGTTATGATAAATCCTCACTAATTCTTTATTTCGGCTATCCTGGGACCCTCTATAGACCTATTTGCTGAATccaagcctgttcacggttgtaaactgcgcgcgagcagaaaaaggtcattggagataaaccatgaaggtggctttcaaattcactgacataggcattcgtgatttgatgattattcatgtattcctttcaaaatattcattttatcacatccaagctgaagagtaaaaaatagagccttcataatcactggtatttagcagtagcctaaacaatagtcaaatgtgccaaaggcagacaataaaacagatttccaaactttatccctgatgtactattctagtcacctggtttatacaatgccttttgttcttagaatttgaatactctaccggtttacgcaacatctacatctgaaaatgatagtgcttatcctaatgaaaaatcacaaaggtcatttgagaaaagttgatcatgagctaaccgtgaactggcttttTAATAGTAACTTATCTGGCGAGTAGCGCAACAAAGGGCATTCTAAAGCAAATACTCAGTCCGCATGAAAAAATGCATGAATGTGGGATTGGCATGATTGAATTTTGTTGCTTATCAGAGTTCCATTGGCCTACAATTTGTCAACTTTGTTATCCGCTTCCGATTAGGTCTTTGAATCATGCACCCGATTAAACATAACCAAACTTTAAGATTGACTGACTCGATCCGGCCTCAAACCTCATACGGTCACAAAAAAAAGGGGGCTTCAGGTTTATTAGAGATGCCTTGTTCCCATTGCTTGACatcaattaaattgaaatttaatggaaATCTGTACTCCTGTATATCCACGTTTCATCAAtgcacttcttttttttacgTATGTTTGTATTctaaataaatgtatatgatTGTTATATACTCATTTTTCCAAACGACGTAATACATTCGTCAACTCTCGACGGAGTTACCAATTCATTCAATCTATTATTGGAATAAAGAATGTTTACTCTAATAGAGGGAAAGTGAGtcccaacaacaaaaaaatattcatgtgAATCGTCAAAAAATCACACAAGCTTGATGCTgaaactttcatttcatttgaaaatcagatttaaaataaGATCTTTCAAAGTTTGGCTAAATTTCCCAAAAAGTTTAATAACTTCACAGGCAACCCCTGGTTGTTatgcaaatacatgtaagtcaagCGATGACGCCAtccattcaatattttgtttattattatatgaaatataagtaTTTCAGTCTTCTCAttaatgtgaaacaaatttATTTCCTCCCTAAACATCAGGGGCctgggaataatttttttgtaagtaGGGGGTGaaggtttagaaaaaaaaagagaaaataaataaaagtttattaAAAAACGAACGTGATTTTTCTCAGAAAAacaatgacaagcaaaaagaaagagagaaagagagagagagaaggggagagagaaggATACGAATGTCATtgtcaataatgtgagcgcaaagtgGAGCTGGAAAGTTGTTATAGACCCGACATTTTGTCGGACATAAGCGtcgatgaaacgctccccacaAACAGTCTGAAACCTCCAGGTTTAAAAACATGAAGGATGAAAATCAATAAGAATATCTTGTGGAATCCAATGAGGCGAGGAGAGACAATACGAGGAGAAAGAGACCTAAGCTTCAGAAAATGATTCCAACTCACCGAAAACTTGTTTCCCCGCAGAATATTGAAATGACGAGTCCGCCGAAATATCTCGAATCCCGGATCACTCGGTGTCCACTGGGgtgtcacacacacacacacacgcaagaCGAAACTTGCCGGTCCCGATAGTCCAAGGTTATTTCACAGTTCGACATTAAGTCAATCATGATGCCTGGCCTTATCCTGAAATaagtcacctctcttctcgtgtgtgtcagtgtgtgtgcgctcgttgtgtacaaagtcaatgggagcgGAAAGAAGTCATCGCCGCTGACGAAATGAACGGCAGTGAACGGGAGTGGTGACTTAAACCAGGATAATGCCGAATTGATCATTTGAAGTTATTCTTCCAGCGATTTCACGACGTTGATTTTGCATTGCCATGATTGCAGATGATAGTCATGCCGTACGTGCTCGACTGTCGAAATAATCTCCAAATTATAATCAGAGTAAAACTTTTGAACCAAGTAAATCAATAGAGCTAAAAAAGGTGACTTCATGCCGCATGGTCCAAATAGAATATGACAAAAATGTTACGAGTTTAACACTGCTTTCACATCAAGGTACGGTCGCTGGGTACCCAGCGACCGATCGGAAGTGCTTTCACAACGCCGTCGAAATTTGGTCAGGCCCAGAGCGATCGGTCGCTGTAACTGTCTGTGCGCAAAATGATCTGCACATATTTTACGCAAAGGATGAATAGGGCCATATCGATCGGTCTCTGAGTACGATGTGCTTTCACATCAAGCGTGCATCGGTCGCTGAAGTACCTCTCCGACCGTACTCAGTGACCGATCgtgttttttttaaccaaaacgATCGGTCGTTTCATGCCTTGAAATGGAGGTGATTGAGTGGCATGCAGGAAATTCATTGACCAAATGAATGACATGGTTCGATGCCTAACATTAATGATGTGCGCGCAGGGTTAGGAATGTGAAACATTAGCATGACAAAGAGAAGAATGCATAGATCCTGCCTCATGGGCAGAAAGAACAAGACTTCGCCGCGAACACATGTAATAGACCCTAAAATAGGCGACTTTGGTATTTTGCACTTATCAAAAAATAGGGATAATTATAGATTTAGATTTACTTAGTTTGTTTTAGGTGTTTTTAACCTGTCATAAGTGTACGTGCGCTACTTATTTTTCCCAAATACTGTCGAGTAACATTGCTCACCATTGTTGATGACGGTTCGTAGATTTGTTGTTTTTCTTCGGGAGGGGTTCATTTAAAATGACAGAAAGCTTGATATATCTATGCTATAACAGTTTTAGGACGTGTAAATCATAACTTGAATAGGACTAATGTTTTAAGTGAATCGTTGGGGTCTTTTTTTGTGCATTATCTCATCATTGTAGGGTTTATACGCACTTCATCCAACAGAACACTACTCACCATGATTATGTCCAAATTAAGCCAAATTAGTACCCCTTGTCATGGAGCCATGCCCATAAGGGTATCAGTTCTTCTTTTAGTTTCAAGTTTATTCATTCCTTTATAAGTATATAAAAATCCAAAAATAATCACATAAACTCATACTTAACGAAgtattgcattaaaaaaaatattagaatgaTCTCAAGTCAATATTACTGAATATTTTCTTCAGCACATTAACACATGGATATTTTTACATGAACTCTCTAGACTcttctttcatgaaacactgtATGATCGTAACAATAATTGTTTAAGAGGAAGTTACTTCAAACCTACATTATCTTGCACTCACCCTCATCCCCCACACACCACGCTTTCATCATGGGAGGCATCAATGACTCGGACAAGTATTATTGAACAGCGCCACCTCAAAACTGCAGAATATTCCTGCAGAACTTGATAGGCTTACACTGACCGTGCATGTCGTGAATATTAGCAGAATAACAGAAGTTTCAAAGTATATTCTTCATTTATCATCAATATATGTTTCAGCTTTTCATGAACCTTCTGCATATAACAGCGAAGCTATGAGCGTCTTTTATAAGTAAAGTCTTTGAGAATCTTATGATTTCTATGTCCTCTCGAGCTCATAGCATCCGAGCGTGCCTCAGAAGTGCAGGAAGCCAGAGAGAGTACTTCTCTAAACGCACGCTCAGAAGAAGACCACAAGGAGAGGACATTTCATCAAGCAGACAGTACTTAGGTGAGCTTGCCCCTTGTGATGTTGCTGAGGAGCAATACCCAGCATTGTACAACTTAGTCAACGAAAGGCTAGAAATCATTTGAAGTCGTTGACATCCCAAGAAAAGTTTGGAAAACAGTTATCGGCCTCAACCGGGAGAAGACAGGGAAATTCATCGTCATTGTGATTTTATTCACAGTTGCCGGAGGAATCTACTTAATTTTCTATATGAGAAGGGTGAAGCCGTGGAGTCACTCAAGCGGACGTGTGGGGCCTAGATCCAGGGAAAGTCCAGAGAGGTGTTTCATGATGAGTGGTATACAGCTAACATGGATTCTACTCATCTTGCAGATTGTGCTTACTTCGTGTCAAGTCTCCTATTCGGGACAATATCCAAGGAGTCGAACCAGGTGAGGTGTATTCTATCACTTTTCTTCAAAAGCACACCTTCTCTCAATTTACTGCACAACAGATTTTATTAAGTTGTTTATAATGTATATGTATCAAGATGTTGTGATTAGTCTGTCTTCAGTTTTTCTTAATATGATCAAAGCCATTTTGTCCGATTCCAAAGCCGAATCCTCCAACTACGTAGGTTGGAAAATTAATGTTTAACTGGGATGGTCGAAAACTTATATTGATAAACATAACCTGCCTTGGATgattcattttattaatttcaatcatATCGATCCATGGACTGTTTAGTGAATACCCTGTTGGTAAGTTACTTTATtatttaaagaacaagtccgccccaacaaaaagttgactggaataaaaagagaaaaatcaaacaagcataacactgaaattttcatcaaaatcggatgtaaaatatgaaagttatgacaatttaaagtttcgattaatttcacaaaacagttatacatgttatatgcacatcctggtcggtatgcaaatgaggagactaatgaggtcatccactcattatttctttttaattttattctatgaaatatattctaattttctcctcattttcaagtcaaacaacgattaattcctctctgaaaatgtgaaattggtattgtttaatactgtatggttcagtcaagttggtccttattgtaaaatctgtaaaaaaaatgaaatattgtataattcaaacaataaaaacaaaaaatggagaATGAGGGACgttatcgactgtctcatttgcatgccactgggttgtgcatatcactgttttaatatgagaaataagcgaaactttaaaatgtcaaaactttcttattttgcatccgattttgatgaaattttcagcgttttaccaattttatttttctttaattattaaaataataatttttctggggtggacttgacctttaaactcaACATTGTAAACATGAAACTGGAAATATCCTGATAATGAATGGAAAGTAATGGAGTTTTGATAAAATAGTAATTTGCTTATGTTGGCATATTCTCTAAACCAAAAACGTCCTGTCATGTTGTGATCTCTATTTCTTTCAAAGATTTTCATTTAGAGTCCGTGGATGTATTCTAGTGAATTACAATAACGATGGGTCGAACCCTGTATTTCATTCTTAATGGAAAATATTTGTGATCATGATAAACAAATTCGTTCAAGCCCACCAATTGATGTCTGAGATCATGACATTCTATTCTCATGAGGAGTCCGACGTTGCAGTATGAAACGATTGATCTTGACTTCGTTTCTGGAAGATTTAGGTAATCTTTTGGGTAAAATGGATACCCTATATAAGATCACCATACTTATACCTAAAAAATGAAAGGTGGCTTTCTCATCATAATCATTCaaatacatttacatgtttCGTGGTGGTAGTTATTTGTGTTTACCTCATTGGTCAGAAGGATGAATGCTTGTGAGCTATGGACCTGCATGATACGTAGGTGAAATATAGTGAAGAATGGTAGTCACTGGACTTGAAGGAATAATTTGCGCCAGTCATATCCGAATTTCGGCGATGGTCGACTGGTCGAATCCAAGCCTTGAGGAAGACCTTGAACTCTGTCAATTTGGCCATCTTAGTGGATTCTACCATGCTATTATGATAAGAGTTCTAGACGCCTTGGTAGACGATGCTGAGATCCTTGAGGAATTCCGAGGTAATCTCACTGTTTGGATGGTGAAAGTAGAGTTGGGTTAGGGATTTCTTCGTGTCATTTTCCTTTCTCCTATAGGCCGTCATCATCCCATGGTTCGTTTTTCTGTTGTCATTGGTGTATGATGCTTGAGCTTCTTTGCTTTGGCCTACATCATGTTTatttataaccatgataatgattatcataattgCGATTGTGCCCGGAGTCCCTTTTGACCCAAATTGATCATGTTGACATGTTTGGTCGGAATAATTAGTCGTGGGCCTCTATCATATAATTTGCAATACACTGTAGAATAAACTCACTAATCATTAAGAGGGTTTAAGCCTGAAAGAAATAATATTCGTagaaatatttcagtttttatttatttattttggggagacaaaaaatcaaaataggaaACGACTTAATTGACATCGTGATGAATAATTTAGTTTCTAAACTACGATGGGGCTGCGATCTTCAGACCTCTTGGATGACATTAGTTATGCGTTTCTCCCtgactttcattttaaaatttaaattgacTGAAACATCCACCTAACTCGAAAATGCCCTCGGTTGATCAAAGAGTTCGTTTTATCTGTCTAGCTGCTGCAGCCATTGGCATGGAGACTCTTGCTTCAGGTGGTATAGCGATGGAAGTCGGCCaagatttttcttcaaatttgatTCTAAAATTTGACGCGGAAATCCAAGAAATGACTGTTTATCTCAATATATCCGGGCTCATAAATAACCAGCGATCATCATTCACTATTTTCTTACTATCGACATGGTGGGAAGGGACGGTCTTCGCGAGATGTTAATTAATTGTGAATATAGATGCCTAAATCCATTCGTTCATTCGCAATAGTTTTTATATCACATCATAATGGCTACgttgtatatactgtatatgaagttattactatcattaaaACCAAGGTACAGCCCCGTGTATGAGATAATCCTTCGGGTTTTGGGAATGAAGCGCACAACTGTATTGGAATTTGGTATATTTTCCTGACCATATAACATACCAAGGAAACTGGAAATTTGTGTGGATCCTACTTAAAACGTATATGTCACACCTGCTTTTGGTGCCTTTCTGttataaaattgttattatcaGATTATGGACCCTATCAAATGATTGGTTGAAATATATCACGTAACCAGTAATACCCAACAACTAAATAGACTACTGACTGGTATAGAATCCCTATTAACCGGTCATTGTTTTGTGATTAGAATGGTTTGCCAAATAACTCATTTGCACTATTATGAAACATAGTATGCACTTCCTTTTTGCCGAggcattttaattattatgttatttcATCTTAATATATACTACATAGGTAGACCTACATCTTGCGAGTAATTATTTATAATACACTTGATCGTATGTATGATTTGTAAATAGTTCTTTAATTCATTCTCATCTAGAGGGAAAACATGAATCTGTGTACCCTTTGTTCATTTAACAGTGTTCTTTATAATTTGCCCGCATGGTATCTATTAATTGTAAACAAAACTGCTGCACGCGACATCTGCTTAGATCaccaagaaatatgaaataggaAGACACTGTCTGTCTtcagaataaataaatgagagaCACAGGAAAGACAATGTCATGCAATCTGATAAAATGACAGGATGAACTATGATTggactattatcatgattatcacctGATCACCGGCCAGTCTCTAACTTTAGTTTGTTTCCAAGGGATAGGgatataagatttttttaaatacaacatTTACCTACAATGACTTATATttgtagaaaaaatatttgtaaatgattATCCGTCTCATATGGTATGGCGAATGGGTGTGTATTTTATTGCCAATGATATGCCCACAGTCAAGCTAAATTGAAATGGGAATTGTGAGTAAAAAGCAATTCTTATGTTAATCAGCCTCTTGAACTGTGTGCATTTGACCTGTATTGGTAAATGATTCAGTTTTATTAAACTTATCTTGAAGTTATAAAATGACTTTACGAACGTTCAGAACAAATGCTACAATATTGATCATAATTTTGATCGCATGACCTAAATTTGATCTCTATCCATTCTtccttttgcatttttttgcttCGATTATTTCATATGCAGTGAAAGAGAAAAAGTGTTTGAAATTGCTTTTGGTACATGGCTTCTGTTCTTCGTAAAATCATGCATTATAATTATTCTCACTCACGATACATTCTCATGAACTCAGTGTAGCCTGTgtgttattaaaaatatattcactTGGCCTAATTACGTTGACATAGCGAAGATTTGCTCGAGGCAGGTGCTTTAGTCTGCATCGGTGGTATTTTTTGATGTAGCTCGGTAGCAAGTCCCCCCTATgccaattcattattttatttagaaactttaaaggggaatccgaacttagtaataataatgataataatatgtccatttatatagcgcagttactgtgtgcatatactcaactgcgctttgataattggtatcatattattaccccggctgtagctcagctgccatattaataggcgctaaagcgttcaaggaataaatcctaccgggtacccagtcacctcacctgggtcgagtgcagcacattaatttcttgcc from Lytechinus pictus isolate F3 Inbred chromosome 2, Lp3.0, whole genome shotgun sequence carries:
- the LOC129273769 gene encoding uncharacterized protein LOC129273769 isoform X1 is translated as MKHLCWPVYHDIGFVVKTAMHLLILVICLLLLPDSNASHYDPHLYPSTGPFFEGWYTRLTDTDNNRSFGVLFGRVLPRINQSTSAGDSAPLTYIGLLRSNGESPMVVVEAYPDEDDIEVTIHGGKPVTGKNPSLQTPSYFEYVARPFGFFNVTPDSTVFNFTIEGVTFAGSFSGPLLWDSTGQGPEGWLSNLPLLPIHWFVYSLGTLGRYTWTHSGSVIYGMAHAHQEKNWGQGFPAGWMWTQAYNRTANATFAGTFGILSYFDTSPTIPAHLFGYRNFERHLHFDFRPDNSFTTQELWPCDGTAAVKIFSPLYILELTMSTPLNTFQKCLRGPVETGFRYNLVETYVATIRIVIKKLGIWGYSVIEDQIFHGAAYEFGRDYLCPKNPCT
- the LOC129273769 gene encoding uncharacterized protein LOC129273769 isoform X2, giving the protein MKQATCNASHYDPHLYPSTGPFFEGWYTRLTDTDNNRSFGVLFGRVLPRINQSTSAGDSAPLTYIGLLRSNGESPMVVVEAYPDEDDIEVTIHGGKPVTGKNPSLQTPSYFEYVARPFGFFNVTPDSTVFNFTIEGVTFAGSFSGPLLWDSTGQGPEGWLSNLPLLPIHWFVYSLGTLGRYTWTHSGSVIYGMAHAHQEKNWGQGFPAGWMWTQAYNRTANATFAGTFGILSYFDTSPTIPAHLFGYRNFERHLHFDFRPDNSFTTQELWPCDGTAAVKIFSPLYILELTMSTPLNTFQKCLRGPVETGFRYNLVETYVATIRIVIKKLGIWGYSVIEDQIFHGAAYEFGRDYLCPKNPCT